CGAGAAGTCGGCAAGCCTTCAATACCGCAGCCTGCGCGATACTCGGCGAGGATCAgcgctgcctgctgctgcagatgcaTCGACTGTGCACGCGCTTTATCGTGCTACGGCACCAGGTGTACGCACTGCACCCCGTCAACCCGCTGCTCTTCAAGGTGAAACAGATGCTGGAGTGGAACGGCCTCTTCGACGCCGACAAGCCAGACGCGTGGTCGTACAACAATGGTGGCATTGACCGGTGCGACTTACACACTGATCTACTGCACAACACCTACGCGCATGGTCCTCAGTGGTGCGTGAACTCCTGCAACAAGATGGCGCTTCAAGCGGTGATAGCGTGGCCGTACACCACAACTGCTCGCAACTCGGCGCTGCGTGGGATTAAAGAGGTAAGCACGTTTTCTCCAAATGGTATCGCCTCTGCCGGTGCAAACGACGGAGCCAACGCCACCCTCTCTGGGCTTCTGACAGAATCACCGTCGTCAATAACTGTGTCGCCAACACAGGGTTCCAGCGTGGCCGCACTATCCCAGCTCTCTGCTGTGCCAGGCTACGTTGGGCTGCGGAACAGTGGCAACACGTGCTTCCTCAACAGCGTTGTCCAGCTGCTCGCCAGCGCTACCTTGTTCTGTGACGACCTCATCGCTCGAGTGCAGGACACCGTCTTCGGCCACTCAGCGCACGCAGATCACCGGACTACTGTGGCCGAACATGCCGTCGATTCCAAGGCGATGGCGACTCTCTTCACCAAGTACGGTTGTCGCCTCGCTATGGCGCTTCTGCTCGGTGAGCTCCAGTGGCGTGGGAAGCACCGCCACAAACGCCACGCAGTGCTGCCAGACTACCTCACTCCACACCTGCCCCCGCCGTTCGATGACTATCGACAGCACGACGCCTCGGAATTCTGGCACGCACTGATGGACAACCTGGACGTGCCGAGCCAGCCCgagggggcggtggtggcgagtTGGTTTAGCGGCCgaacggcgacgacgatTACGTGTGTGACctgccagcgccagcgcctgCACAATGACACCTTCTGGGATCTCTCCATCCCACTCCTGCGCTCTGCCTCGGCTCCCTCTGCGCCAGCGGCTGGGACGGATCGGTTGGTGAGCCAAGTGGAAGTGCACCACTTcgcccgcgccaccgctgtcaccACCACGTACGCAGACACGCCAACAGCCGACTTGTCAGGCAACATGCccatcgcagcagccgccTCCGCAGGGCTGGAAACGGCGGAGCGCACAGAGGAGGGGGCCGAAGAGAGAACTAACGAGAAGACAGCACCGACTCTGCGCCATACTGTGGTTCGCGGTGTGGCCGAACCTCATTCCGTCacatcgccgctgccgccctcgATGGTGGCAGCCAACGAGGCATGCAAGACGCTGCAGCATCTGTTGCTCTATGCGCTCCACCCGACTCTCAACAAGGAACTTCTGTACGGCAGCAACGCCCTGGACTGCGAGCACTGCCGTCGATGCACCAACACCGAGCTCACAACACACCTTGTCGCGGAGATCGAAGTGGAGGGCGGAACGGGGGCCGATGTGGTAGCAGCAGATGTGCCCGATAAAGGCGTGGGCGTCGTGCAGCATACGTGCGTCACTTCCGGCTGTGTAGCCGCCGTGGCAACGGGGGAACTCCACGTTGAAGGGGAGTCGCCTAAACCCCTTGCAGCAGGTGCGcattcccctccccacggCGGGTCGGCGCTGCCACAACCTCTGACCAGCACGGCAGCGGGAGGTGGCCTCCCCTACTACCTCGCTATTCAGCTGAACCGCTTCGCGTACCAGCGCGTCACGCAGTCCTGCGACAAAATCGCCGATGGTGTACCCCTCAATGAAGTCATCATCGTTCCGGTGTACCCCGAGATCACGGCGCTAAATGGGGTACCGGCATTCCCTGCCTGCTCACAGGGGCCCAACCGCCCGCCTGGGGTGACCAACGAagaggacggcgacgccagCACACAACACGAAGACAACCATCACCACAACACCCCTTCCCATCGAGCCCCTACAGCACCGCGCTCTGCGACACCGGCGGCTCCAGTGTGGATTGCGTACCGTCTGCAGTCCATCATTATCCACAGTGGCTTCACCCCGAGTAGCGGCCACTATTTTACCCTCACACGCCGTCCGGTAGCGGCACCGGCACAGGTGAACATCGATGATATCAACCACGACGAAGACGAGCACCATGTGAGTGCTGATGCGGACCTGCGGTCCATGCGCGCGTATGTGGAGGAGCTGGGGGCCGCCCTGACGAGTTGCCTTTCCACAGAAACCCACTTCTCCAATGCGGAAGTGGTTCAGACAACAGTGGACGCGGGCGGCGCTTCGTCAAGGTGCACCGATGTGGAAGGCGCAGGACAACAGTCGAAGGATGGGCCCACGTTGGTTTCCTTCTCGGCCGGCACAGGGGAGACGGTGCAGTCCCCAACCCTTTCCTCACTGCCAACTCTGCCAACCGCTGCCGTGTCCGTGAGCGGCGGCCGCCTGTACGAGAACTGGGTGATGCTTAACGACTCCAGCGTGCACATAGTTGAGCCGGACACGATGCGCCGCATCCTACACGGGTACGGAGGTGGTGTCTACTCTGCGTGGGAGACGCCGTACATCATCTTGTATGAGAAGGTGCCCGTCGCGTACGAAGGAGCGGTATCACGCGACGTGTTGCCagggaaggaagagcagaCAACTAAATGCATCGCTGATCCCGCACTTTCAGTAGCGGCGAGGCTGCAGCGCTTGTGGGAGTCCCGCCACGCCTCGCTAGGGGCTCGAAGCGCCACCTCTGTCGGTGATACCGCCGTCAAACCGATTCACTTTGCCCCTGAAGTCCTGCAGATCTTCAACGAAAGGCTAAAAAACGACACGgcgtgcagcgccgctctcAATACGGCCTCGCATGCCGCAAACGAGCGCAGCTCTGCGTCGTTTGACAGCAGCGGGTCACGCTCACGTCATGCGTTGCTGCGCACGGTGGAACATCAGGAGGCGTCTGCCACGACTTTGAGGACTGCTGTAGCCTCTCCCCTCGGCGCCAGGAAGGACACATCCGCATTCTTGagtgacagcagcagcagtgctgacCAGGCTTTCGCATCGCCACGGCCGCGTCGGCTAATGTCCACCCCCAAGGGCACCCGGCGTTACAGTGTCAATCCCAACCACCAAAGCGCAGAGGAGCACCGCAAGCATAGTGGCGCCGAGCACGGCGCGGCCGCACTTAGCTCAAGTTGCAGCGACGCAAGCTCAGACACTGACGACGAGTAGAACAAGTCTCGAAGCTGGGGCTTCAGAGGGCGCAGACAGCAGACAGCAGACAGCAGAGTGCGCATcgctgcgctgtgtgtgtgtgtgtcggtgggTGGGGATGACCTGAGGACTCAGCCGCTTACTACACTCGTCATGACATTTATGCGTGTCGTTTGACTCTTAATTGCTCAGCAGGGAAGGCAGGTTACCGGCGACAAGTCAAACGTGAATGGTGAACAGCGtcgggggtggaggggagcACAGGGGAGATCCAATGCGGCGAGACGCGTACC
The Leishmania braziliensis MHOM/BR/75/M2904 complete genome, chromosome 12 DNA segment above includes these coding regions:
- a CDS encoding putative ubiquitin hydrolase, producing the protein MAKLSEESASAGAADTQVERDNTMIHQEPELEPAPPSPPAELVVAASFRADEVSFGDPVEFILGRVDTIELWRAKVVRLNLTQIGVSLMRGVLRHCRLSTPPMRIFDAVESTPPAAQASVQSLGPSPVVQPPLLPYTALESRQMDVRVAEHSEAVQTSVQGVVPVARWQATYQPPNHHCSAHPSLQFSVARRALVQTASRASVPLYMGMLTAFIGYGVASMYSADTEADSLSAGGAAAEESVKPPASTPGAAAATGFQMPGRRLQFTAEMNNALHEVHRAAAEVTCMINHEAKEMHALATAALQSTSKVTRYLTDEDERVQDLRQAQLGRSCRHLCRLVANLYSLVSLLDFFAVEGASLPTQAPAPNTAAAAIAAFHPSDGEVARVMGKVVGTGTSGAGHSDTSKTNVSLLSSSSARRAVAMRMEKHRAQTTPLAPRTDSNTLCATPTSPAATKPVATAVALTAANQTFAGAPAHAYTTERFHKLFGASGHLPQSVWMVFSPVAETLSQFAVSWSLTTGDARSRQAFNTAACAILGEDQRCLLLQMHRLCTRFIVLRHQVYALHPVNPLLFKVKQMLEWNGLFDADKPDAWSYNNGGIDRCDLHTDLLHNTYAHGPQWCVNSCNKMALQAVIAWPYTTTARNSALRGIKEVSTFSPNGIASAGANDGANATLSGLLTESPSSITVSPTQGSSVAALSQLSAVPGYVGLRNSGNTCFLNSVVQLLASATLFCDDLIARVQDTVFGHSAHADHRTTVAEHAVDSKAMATLFTKYGCRLAMALLLGELQWRGKHRHKRHAVLPDYLTPHLPPPFDDYRQHDASEFWHALMDNLDVPSQPEGAVVASWFSGRTATTITCVTCQRQRLHNDTFWDLSIPLLRSASAPSAPAAGTDRLVSQVEVHHFARATAVTTTYADTPTADLSGNMPIAAAASAGLETAERTEEGAEERTNEKTAPTLRHTVVRGVAEPHSVTSPLPPSMVAANEACKTLQHLLLYALHPTLNKELLYGSNALDCEHCRRCTNTELTTHLVAEIEVEGGTGADVVAADVPDKGVGVVQHTCVTSGCVAAVATGELHVEGESPKPLAAGAHSPPHGGSALPQPLTSTAAGGGLPYYLAIQLNRFAYQRVTQSCDKIADGVPLNEVIIVPVYPEITALNGVPAFPACSQGPNRPPGVTNEEDGDASTQHEDNHHHNTPSHRAPTAPRSATPAAPVWIAYRLQSIIIHSGFTPSSGHYFTLTRRPVAAPAQVNIDDINHDEDEHHVSADADLRSMRAYVEELGAALTSCLSTETHFSNAEVVQTTVDAGGASSRCTDVEGAGQQSKDGPTLVSFSAGTGETVQSPTLSSLPTLPTAAVSVSGGRLYENWVMLNDSSVHIVEPDTMRRILHGYGGGVYSAWETPYIILYEKVPVAYEGAVSRDVLPGKEEQTTKCIADPALSVAARLQRLWESRHASLGARSATSVGDTAVKPIHFAPEVLQIFNERLKNDTACSAALNTASHAANERSSASFDSSGSRSRHALLRTVEHQEASATTLRTAVASPLGARKDTSAFLSDSSSSADQAFASPRPRRLMSTPKGTRRYSVNPNHQSAEEHRKHSGAEHGAAALSSSCSDASSDTDDE